The following proteins come from a genomic window of Acanthopagrus latus isolate v.2019 chromosome 5, fAcaLat1.1, whole genome shotgun sequence:
- the LOC119020086 gene encoding transducin-like enhancer protein 4 isoform X4: MQRHYVMYYEMSYGLNIEMHKQAEIVKRLNAICAQVIPFLSQEHQQQVVQAVERAKQVTMAELNAIIGQQQLQAQHLSHGHAIPIPLTPHPAGLQPPLPPGAGTASLLALSSALSHQLPLKDERKHHDNNGEQPRDRDSVKSSSVSPSASFRTGEKHRSSSDYSSDSKKQKTDDKESTRYESDGEKSDDNLVVDVSNEDPASPRGSPAHSPRENGLDKRRLLKKDAPLSPSSIASSSSTPSSKSKEINLNEKSTTPVSKSSTPTSRSDAPTPSSTSTPGLRTAPGKLTGVEALAPGLRTPLAVPCSYPSPFGMVPHPGINGELSGAGAAYTGLHNISPQMSAVAAAAVAAYGRTQVVGFDPHHHIRVPGLPPNLSGIPGGKPAYSFHVSADGQMQPVPFPPDSLIGPGIPRHARQINTLSHGEVVCAVTISNPTRHVYTGGKGCVKVWDISHPGNKTPVSQLDCLNRDNYIRSCRLLPDGRTLIVGGEASTLSIWDLATPTPRIKAELTSSAPACYALAISPDSKVCFSCCSDGNIAVWDLHNQTLVRQFQGHTDGASCIDISNDGTKLWTGGLDNTVRSWDLREGRQLQQHDFTSQIFSLGYCPTGEWLAVGMENNNVEVLHVTKPDKYQLHLHESCVLSLRFAHCGKWFVSTGKDNLLNAWRTPYGASIFQSKESSSVLSCDISIDDKYIVTGSGDKKATVYEVNY, translated from the exons GCGGAGATCGTCAAGCGGCTGAACGCAATCTGCGCCCAAGTCATCCCCTTCCTCTCCCAAGAG catcagcagcaggtggtgCAGGCGGTGGAGAGGGCCAAGCAGGTCACCATGGCCGAACTCAACGCCATCATAGGA cagcagcagctccaggcgCAGCACCTCTCCCATGGCCACGCCATCCCCATCCCGCTCACGCCACACCCAGCTGGcctccagcctcctctgccACCCGGGGCCGGCACTGCCAGCCTGCTGGCTCTGTCCTCCGCCCTGAGCCACCAGCTGCCGCTCAAAGATGAGAGGAAACACCACGATAACAACGGCGAACAGCCGAGAG ACAGAGACTCAGTCAAG aGCTCGTCCGTGTCTCCCTCGGCCAGTTTTCGGACCGGAGAGAAGCACAGGAGTTCAAGCGATTACTCCTCCGACAGCAAGAAACAGAAGACAGATGATAAGGAGTCTACACGCTAT GAAAGTGACGGAGAGAAGAGCGATGACAACCTGGTGGTGGACGTCTCCAACGAG GATCCAGCGTCTCCTCGAGGAAGTCCCGCCCACTCACCCCGGGAGAACGGCTTGGACAAGCGTCGCCTGCTGAAGAAGGACGCTCCGCTGAGTCCTTCCTCCATcgcctcctccagcagcacacCTTCATCCAAATCCAAAGAGATTAATTTG AATGAGAAGTCCACAACTCCTGTGTCAAAGTCCAGCACCCCCACATCCCGCTCTGATGCCCCGACACCCAGCAGCACCTCCACCCCAGGCCTCAGGACAGCACCCGGTAAACTGACAGGAGTCGAGGCACTGG CTCCCGGCCTCCGTACACCGTTGGCGGTGCCCTGCTCGTACCCCAGTCCGTTTGGAATGGTTCCCCACCCGGGTATAAACGGAGAGCTGAGCGGAGCGGGAGCAGCGTACACCGGCCTGCATAACATCTCCCCGCAGATGAGCGCGGTGGCTGCGGCTGCGGTGGCAGCTTACGGACGCACACAAGTG GTGGGATTTGATCCTCACCACCACATACGTGTCCCTGGCCTTCCTCCCAACCTGTCGGGCATTCCTGGTGGAAAACC AGCTTACTCCTTTCATGTGAGCGCTGATGGACAAATGCAGCCTGTGCCTTTTCCTCCGGATTCACTGATTGGTCCTGGCATCCCGCGCCACGCACGACAGATCAATACTCTCAGCCACGGGGAGGTGGTGTGCGCTGTCACCATCAGTAACCCCACGCGTCATGTCTACACCGGCGGCAAGGGTTGCGTCAAGGTGTGGGACATCAGTCACCCGGGTAACAAGACCCCTGTGTCCCAGTTGGACTGCCTT aacagagacaaCTACATCCGCTCCTGTCGGCTACTTCCAGATGGGCGGACTCTGATTGTGGGGGGCGAGGCGAGTACTTTGTCGATCTGGGATTTGGCTACACCGACTCCGCGGATCAAGGCTGAGCTGACTTCATCAGCACCCGCATGTTACGCTCTGGCCATCAGCCCCGACTCCAAGGTCTGCTTTTCCTGCTGCTCCGATGGAAACATAGCCGTATGGGATCTTCACAACCAGACTCTGGTTAG gcAGTTCCAGGGCCACACAGACGGGGCGAGCTGTATAGACATCTCTAATGACGGGACCAAGCTGTGGACCGGAGGCCTGGATAACACCGTGCGGTCCTGGGACCTGAGGGAGGGacggcagctgcagcagcacgaCTTCACTTCTCAG ATCTTCTCACTAGGATACTGTCCAACGGGAGAGTGGCTGGCAGTGGGGATGGAGAACAACAATGTGGAGGTCCTACACGTCACCAAACCTGACAAGTATCAGCTCCACCTGCATGAGAGCTGTGTGCTCTCGCTCAGATTCGCTCACTGTG GGAAGTGGTTTGTGAGCACAGGAAAAGACAATCTGCTCAACGCATGGAGAACCCCATATGGAGCAAGCATATTCCAG TCAAAGGAGTCCTCCTCAGTGCTGAGCTGCGACATCTCCATAGACGATAAGTACATCGTGACGGGCTCAGGAGATAAGAAAGCGACTGTCTACGAGGTCAACTACTAG